Proteins encoded together in one Micromonospora auratinigra window:
- a CDS encoding methylated-DNA--[protein]-cysteine S-methyltransferase — MTTLDSTIIDTQAGPFAVLADPTGAVRAAGFTADPAALLPLMHPSLRGDLRERVDLGPVSAAVRAYLAGDLAAIDAVRVRQHTGGPFMSHAWQVLREVKPGDPVTYTGFAGLAGRPAAVRAAAAACARNAVALFVPCHRVLRTDGTLGGYRWGLDVKKWLLGHEGRLTAS; from the coding sequence GCTGGCCGACCCCACCGGGGCGGTCCGCGCCGCCGGCTTCACCGCCGATCCGGCCGCCCTGCTCCCGCTGATGCACCCGAGCCTGCGGGGCGACCTGCGCGAGCGGGTCGACCTGGGGCCGGTGAGCGCGGCGGTGCGGGCGTACCTGGCCGGTGACCTGGCCGCGATCGACGCGGTGCGGGTGCGGCAGCACACGGGCGGGCCCTTCATGAGCCACGCCTGGCAGGTGCTGCGCGAGGTGAAACCGGGCGACCCGGTGACGTACACCGGGTTCGCCGGGCTGGCCGGGCGGCCCGCCGCGGTACGCGCCGCCGCGGCGGCCTGCGCCCGCAACGCCGTGGCGCTCTTCGTGCCCTGCCACCGGGTGCTGCGGACCGACGGGACCCTGGGCGGCTACCGGTGGGGACTGGACGTGAAGAAGTGGCTTCTCGGGCATGAGGGACGGCTGACGGCTAGCTGA